A genomic segment from Lates calcarifer isolate ASB-BC8 linkage group LG13, TLL_Latcal_v3, whole genome shotgun sequence encodes:
- the LOC108878082 gene encoding uncharacterized protein LOC108878082 isoform X1: MERLNRHVCHSQGRWSEVKEKEGKKEGKEMTLCLNECLRAVGLQHHYARFKSMGVHRAAHLSALTMEDYPILGIRTMEDRSRLFHLVQMVKTLDLENLGYEVGDDFDDYGADGGDEGYAVVDSSFAHDGYKDPDEDVHNDEDEKGGAVNKQNEATFSRPSSVRRRLDFSRETADHQQRLLSYPISSVHARVNHFTSDGPIQGRGSATPLHFDLDSGSAVVCGCKGNNNHRTDAHGCPSNRHTGGDTKPDIIGGFTLYDCDPRLSPKCVSFQKQKPRPVTVASKKFNNKPVGHKDKRRISKKEKLYTETGSNGASGFMAKPTPVYESKKTAGYNYGLPRSSPRALNKKQEGEQRISVCVRKRPLTCAESRRGEADVVTTPGGECVIVHESKEAVDLTQYILQHRFYFDKVFGEESSNEEVYQRTAYPLVQHILNGGKATCFAYGQTGAGKTHTMLGSCPGRPGLYALAVRDIFAHLSTSNMQPPLLVYVSFFEIYCGQLYDLLDHRKRLFAREDGQRVVHIAGLRDVRVDSVSSLLEVISKGTEERTQGMSGVNPLSSRSHALLQIQLRGPNQQVAGRMWFVDLAGSERASDTKEPDRQSRMEGAEINQSLLALKECIRSLDQEQLHTPFRQSKLTQVLKDSFVGDSMTCMIANISPGYSATEHTLNTLRYADRVKELRGQGGLRGGRRGKIIPSPKHNLSNSNSSSNGSSAGNRGKSPTKKQKLERRREAFGPTTPNKRSTKGEAVLCSTPKNSRWGVETSARGRKRIGLEHISPVGGWLGVGDKRHEEAKSESEREGREGRRRENERYGRTNSHSVSDQHARAGLVLGQPTDEHLHLWEVQKSLTQMESEILHRDKENQQSKGGREEERGWVHQRRQVESSRATSSEVERLMERDLQRADERDEERQKHLRWYHQQLQQFMPSSASSSVSLFSPSTCPSLSSSNQASLSSFLSPSSYSSHLSASVLMYHGLEEVLDAYRAGVEVRANRGQLLFPSGESGLQTETSPSCNYNNDGNALGDSGGAGENWRASWEGAEARFGQDRGEREKRRSVEAKGEARVSREDKRLAGMEGGERRWAWVATTETEQADRVTAAMPTDAASQVSCNCHSEDRQQVGEEGLDPSDVPAMWSTEEEGGADSYSLESAQSNSDSSSLFNRPPFESPHQRAPAERPLSPACEHSNTLLIQNKVSDLSLESKHARCTSNIPPLPLQNTRFSNAQSSTLPLSTSITQTRYKMLLDKLPENSAYTETCDYPETKARMSVLPHDETHADSSCIMDPLSISLLQVDQQVATASFLQGEQNNASLCVLEKKRGEEMAGKAVEDKDIEFRLSLLELPRAKTHCPPTSGTMTANTHTEQGKGKCCTTREHCGTGRTKPSMPEVMLGSLHDLENSQKPQTMPVFGNKASASQFKTSTYASMQTSVMQSSSPFVLHSKKTDSPSSRNLIPNDATQMATESAHTIDHKPASSISTPHLESVFGHCHTVHTNQSSDSDNSLQSNSQENTSNLQIKPIIHLSTLEDLDHAQWCVVQAHWEQLEEMEALYHKEGTLLCQQPDMAFGEYVHKLEEIMERKAQCVRSMRAQLQPYLKPSHSNQPNNQGKDNNKPII; encoded by the exons ATGGAAAGACTAAACCGACATGTCTGCCACTCTCAGGGTAGATGGAgtgaagtaaaagaaaaagagggaaaaaaggaagggaAGGAAATGACACTTTGCCTGAATGAGTGTCTGAGAGCGGTTGGGCTACAGCATCACTATGCTAG GTTTAAATCCATGGGAGTTCATCGTGCAGCCCACCTTTCAGCACTGACCATGGAGGACTATCCCATTTTAGGAATCCGCACAATGGAGGACAGGAGTCGACTCTTCCATCTGGTCCAAATGGTCAAAACTCTTGACCTGGAGAATCTTGGATATGAAGTTggtgatgattttgatgattatggtgctgatggtggtgatgaAGGCTACGCCGTAGTGGACAGTAGTTTTGCACATGATGGCTATAAAGATCCTGATGAAGATGTACATAATGATGAGGATGAGAAGGGTGGTGCTGTGAATAAGCAAAATGAAGCCACTTTTTCCAGACCATCAAGTGTTCGCAGACGGCTTGATTTCAGTCGCGAAACCGCTGATCATCAGCAGAGGCTACTGTCTTATCCTATAAGCTCTGTTCATGCCAGAGTGAATCATTTTACAAGTGATGGGCCAATCCAGGGCAGAGGGTCAGCCACACCTCTGCATTTTGATCTTGACAGTGGAAGTGCTGTGGTATGTGGCTGCAAAGGGAACAACAACCACAGGACAGATGCCCATGGTTGTCCATCTAATCGTCACACAGGAGGAGACACCAAGCCAGACATCATAGGGGGGTTTACCTTGTACGACTGTGACCCCAGATTATCGCCAAAGTGTGTCtcattccaaaaacaaaaacccaggCCTGTAACAGTGGCATCAAAGAAGTTTAACAACAAACCAGTTGGGCacaaagataaaagaagaaTCTCTAAGAAGGAAAAACTTTATACAGAAACAGGCAGTAATGGGGCTTCTGGATTTATGGCTAAGCCAACACCTGTTTATGaatcaaagaaaacagctgGCTACAACTACGGACTGCCACGGAGTTCTCCACGTGCTCTAAACAAAAA gcaagaaggagagcagaggattagtgtgtgtgtgaggaaaagaCCTCTGACATGCGCAGAGAGCAGAAGAGGAGAAGCAGATGTTGTGACAACTCCAGGTGGAGAGTGTGTGATTGTCCATGAAAGCAAAGAAGCTGTGGATCTCACACAGTACATTCTACAG CACAGGTTCTACTTTGACAAGGTTTTTGGAGAGGAGAGCTCCAATGAGGAGGTGTATCAAAGAACAGCATATCCTTTGGTGCAGCACATACTCAATGG AGGCAAGGCCACCTGTTTTGCATATGGCCAGACAGGTGCAGGGAAGACTCACACCATGTTGGGTTCATGCCCTGGGAGACCAGGGTTGTACGCACTTGCAGTGCGGGACATTTTTGCTCACCTGTCCACGTCAAACATGCAACCACCCCTACTGGTGTATGTTAGTTTCTTTGAGATTTACTGTGGTCAGCTGTATGACCTGTTGGACCATAGGAAAag GTTATTTGCCAGGGAGGATGGACAGAGGGTGGTTCACATTGCAGGGCTGCGTGATGTCAGGGTGGACTCTGTCAGCTCACTGCTGGAG GTGATTTCAAAGGGTACAGAGGAGCGCACACAGGGGATGAGTGGAGTGAATCCACTCTCGTCTCGTTCTCATGCCTTGCTTCAGATTCAGCTTAGAGGTCCAAACCAGCAGGTAGCTGGCAG aATGTGGTTTGTTGACCTGGCAGGAAGTGAGAGGGCATCAGATACCAAAGAACCCGACAGGCAGAGTCGTATGGAAGGAGCTGAGATCAACCAGAGTCTGTTGGCT cTTAAAGAATGTATCCGGTCCCTCGATCAAGAGCAATTGCACACACCCTTCAGACAAAGCAAACTGACTCAG GTTTTGAAGGACTCGTTTGTTGGTGACTCAATGACATGCATGATTGCTAACATTTCACCTGGTTACTCAGCAACAGAACACACACTTAATACACTGAGATATGCTGATAG GGTAAAGGAGTTGAGGGGACAAGGAGGAttaagaggaggaaggagaggcaAGATAATCCCCTCCCCCAAACATAACCTCtccaacagcaacagcagcagcaacggTAGCAGTGCTGGTAATCGAGGGAAAAGTCCCACTAAAAAGCAGAAGTTAGAGAGACGAAGAGAGGCTTTTGGTCCCACCACACCTAATAAAAGGTCAACCAAGGGGGAGGCAGTTCTCTGCTCCACACCCAAAAACAGCAGATGGGGAGTGGAAACAAGTGCAAGGGGCCGAAAAAGGATTGGTCTTGAACATATTTCACCAGTTGGGGGTTGGCTGGGAGTGGGAGATAAGAGGCATGAGGAAGCgaagagtgaaagtgaaagagagggaagagagggtagaagaagagaaaatgaaaggtatGGAAGAACTAACAGTCACTCTGTTAGTGACCAACATGCCAGAGCAGGGCTGGTGCTGGGACAACCAACAGATGAGCATCTTCACTTGTGGGAGGTTCAGAAATCTTTAACTCAAATGGAATCTGAAATCttgcacagagacaaagagaaccAGCAAAGCAaagggggaagagaggaggaaagaggatgGGTACACCAGCGAAGACAAGTGGAAAGCAGTAGAGCCACAAGTAGTGAAGTAGAAAGGCTGATGGAAAGAGATTTACAAAGGGCTGATGAAAGGGATGAGGAGAGGCAGAAGCATCTGAGATGGTatcaccagcagctgcagcagttcatGCCCTCATCTGCTTCCTCATCTGTCAGTCTCTTCTCACCCTCTACATGTCCATCTTTGTCTTCCTCCAATCAggcctccctctcttcctttctctctccatcttcctaTTCTTCCCATCTCTCAGCTTCTGTCCTCATGTATCATGGTTTGGAAGAGGTTTTAGATGCGTATAGGGCCGGGGTTGAGGTTAGAGCTAACAGAGGACAGTTGCTTTTTCCCAGTGGTGAGAGTGGCTTGCAAACTGAAACTTCTCCAAGCTGCAATTACAATAATGATGGGAATGCTCTTGGTGACTCTGGTGGTGCTGGTGAAAATTGGAGGGCATCTTGGGAGGGAGCAGAGGCAAGGTTTGGACAGGACAGGGGTGAAAGGGAAAAGAGGAGGTCAGTGGAGGCAAAGGGTGAAGCAAGAGTGAGTAGAGAAGACAAGAGGCTAGCTGGGAtggaagggggagagaggaggtgggcCTGGGTGgcaacaacagagacagagcaggcgGATAGGGTGACAGCTGCAATGCCGACTGATGCAGCGTCACAAGTGTCTTGCAACTGTCATTCTGAGGACAGACAACAAGTGGGTGAAGAGGGACTGGATCCCTCAGATGTCCCAGCTATGTggagcactgaggaggaaggaggagctgACAGCTACAGTTTAGAGTCCGCTCAAAGCAACAGTGACAGCAGTAGCCTCTTCAACCGCCCTCCTTTTGAGTCACCCCATCAGCGAGCTCCAGCAGAACGACCCCTGTCCCCAGCCTGtgaacacagcaacacactccTGATTCAAAACAAAGTTAGTGATCTCTCTCTTGAATCAAAACATGCCAGATGCACTTCCAACATCCCGCCTTTACCATTGCAAAATACCAGATTTTCAAATGCTCAATCAAGCACACTACCTCTCTCTACTTCCATCACACAGACTAGATATAAAATGCTCCTTGACAAACTACCTGAAAATTCAGCTTATACCGAGACATGCGACTATCCAGAAACCAAAGCCAGAATGTCTGTTTTACCTCATGATGAGACTCATGCAGATTCTAGCTGCATCATGGACCCCCTCAGCATCTCCTTACTTCAGGTTGACCAACAGGTCGCCACAGCCTCGTTCCTCCAAGGGGAACAAAACAACGCCTCGCTGTGTGTGCTTGAGAAGAAAAGGGGAGAAGAGATGGCAGGGAAAGCTGTAGAGGACAAGGACATAGAATTTCGTCTGTCTCTTTTGGAGCTGCCACGAGCCAAGACCCACTGCCCTCCCACCTCTGGCACCATGACAGCTAATACTCACACTGAGCAAGGAAAAGGCAAGTGTTGTACCACACGTGAACACTGTGGAACAG GTAGGACAAAACCTTCTATGCCTGAAGTTATGCTGGGCTCTCTCCATGACCTAGAGAACAGTCAGAAACCCCAAACCATGCCAGTCTTTGGCAACAAAGCTTCTGCATCCCAATTTAAAACCTCTACATATGCTTCTATGCAAACTTCTGTTATGCAGTCCAGCTCACCTTTTGTCCTGCACTCCAAGAAAACTGATTCACCCAGCTCACGCAATCTAATCCCTAATGATGCCACTCAAATGGCAACAGAATCTGCTCACACCATAGACCACAAACCTGCCTCTTCCATTTCAACACCACATTTAGAAAGTGTCTTTGGCCATTGTCACACAGTACATACAAACCAATCCAGCGACTCAGACAACTCACTTCAATCAAACAGTCAAGAAAACACCAGCAATCTGCAAATTAAACCCATAATCCATCTCTCTACCCTGGAAGACTTGGATCATGCCCA GTGGTGTGTTGTCCAGGCCCACTGGGAGCAGCTAGAAGAGATGGAAGCCTTATATCATAAAGAGGGGACACTTCTGTGCCAGCAACCTGATATG GCATTTGGGGAATATGTCCACAAGCTGGAGGAGATCATGGAGAGAAAGGCTCAGTGTGTCCGCAGCATGAGAGCTCAGCTGCAGCCATATCTGAAGCCCAGTCATTCtaaccaaccaaacaaccaagGAAAAGATAATAACAAGCCAATTATTTGA
- the LOC108878082 gene encoding uncharacterized protein LOC108878082 isoform X2, with translation MTLCLNECLRAVGLQHHYARFKSMGVHRAAHLSALTMEDYPILGIRTMEDRSRLFHLVQMVKTLDLENLGYEVGDDFDDYGADGGDEGYAVVDSSFAHDGYKDPDEDVHNDEDEKGGAVNKQNEATFSRPSSVRRRLDFSRETADHQQRLLSYPISSVHARVNHFTSDGPIQGRGSATPLHFDLDSGSAVVCGCKGNNNHRTDAHGCPSNRHTGGDTKPDIIGGFTLYDCDPRLSPKCVSFQKQKPRPVTVASKKFNNKPVGHKDKRRISKKEKLYTETGSNGASGFMAKPTPVYESKKTAGYNYGLPRSSPRALNKKQEGEQRISVCVRKRPLTCAESRRGEADVVTTPGGECVIVHESKEAVDLTQYILQHRFYFDKVFGEESSNEEVYQRTAYPLVQHILNGGKATCFAYGQTGAGKTHTMLGSCPGRPGLYALAVRDIFAHLSTSNMQPPLLVYVSFFEIYCGQLYDLLDHRKRLFAREDGQRVVHIAGLRDVRVDSVSSLLEVISKGTEERTQGMSGVNPLSSRSHALLQIQLRGPNQQVAGRMWFVDLAGSERASDTKEPDRQSRMEGAEINQSLLALKECIRSLDQEQLHTPFRQSKLTQVLKDSFVGDSMTCMIANISPGYSATEHTLNTLRYADRVKELRGQGGLRGGRRGKIIPSPKHNLSNSNSSSNGSSAGNRGKSPTKKQKLERRREAFGPTTPNKRSTKGEAVLCSTPKNSRWGVETSARGRKRIGLEHISPVGGWLGVGDKRHEEAKSESEREGREGRRRENERYGRTNSHSVSDQHARAGLVLGQPTDEHLHLWEVQKSLTQMESEILHRDKENQQSKGGREEERGWVHQRRQVESSRATSSEVERLMERDLQRADERDEERQKHLRWYHQQLQQFMPSSASSSVSLFSPSTCPSLSSSNQASLSSFLSPSSYSSHLSASVLMYHGLEEVLDAYRAGVEVRANRGQLLFPSGESGLQTETSPSCNYNNDGNALGDSGGAGENWRASWEGAEARFGQDRGEREKRRSVEAKGEARVSREDKRLAGMEGGERRWAWVATTETEQADRVTAAMPTDAASQVSCNCHSEDRQQVGEEGLDPSDVPAMWSTEEEGGADSYSLESAQSNSDSSSLFNRPPFESPHQRAPAERPLSPACEHSNTLLIQNKVSDLSLESKHARCTSNIPPLPLQNTRFSNAQSSTLPLSTSITQTRYKMLLDKLPENSAYTETCDYPETKARMSVLPHDETHADSSCIMDPLSISLLQVDQQVATASFLQGEQNNASLCVLEKKRGEEMAGKAVEDKDIEFRLSLLELPRAKTHCPPTSGTMTANTHTEQGKGKCCTTREHCGTGRTKPSMPEVMLGSLHDLENSQKPQTMPVFGNKASASQFKTSTYASMQTSVMQSSSPFVLHSKKTDSPSSRNLIPNDATQMATESAHTIDHKPASSISTPHLESVFGHCHTVHTNQSSDSDNSLQSNSQENTSNLQIKPIIHLSTLEDLDHAQWCVVQAHWEQLEEMEALYHKEGTLLCQQPDMAFGEYVHKLEEIMERKAQCVRSMRAQLQPYLKPSHSNQPNNQGKDNNKPII, from the exons ATGACACTTTGCCTGAATGAGTGTCTGAGAGCGGTTGGGCTACAGCATCACTATGCTAG GTTTAAATCCATGGGAGTTCATCGTGCAGCCCACCTTTCAGCACTGACCATGGAGGACTATCCCATTTTAGGAATCCGCACAATGGAGGACAGGAGTCGACTCTTCCATCTGGTCCAAATGGTCAAAACTCTTGACCTGGAGAATCTTGGATATGAAGTTggtgatgattttgatgattatggtgctgatggtggtgatgaAGGCTACGCCGTAGTGGACAGTAGTTTTGCACATGATGGCTATAAAGATCCTGATGAAGATGTACATAATGATGAGGATGAGAAGGGTGGTGCTGTGAATAAGCAAAATGAAGCCACTTTTTCCAGACCATCAAGTGTTCGCAGACGGCTTGATTTCAGTCGCGAAACCGCTGATCATCAGCAGAGGCTACTGTCTTATCCTATAAGCTCTGTTCATGCCAGAGTGAATCATTTTACAAGTGATGGGCCAATCCAGGGCAGAGGGTCAGCCACACCTCTGCATTTTGATCTTGACAGTGGAAGTGCTGTGGTATGTGGCTGCAAAGGGAACAACAACCACAGGACAGATGCCCATGGTTGTCCATCTAATCGTCACACAGGAGGAGACACCAAGCCAGACATCATAGGGGGGTTTACCTTGTACGACTGTGACCCCAGATTATCGCCAAAGTGTGTCtcattccaaaaacaaaaacccaggCCTGTAACAGTGGCATCAAAGAAGTTTAACAACAAACCAGTTGGGCacaaagataaaagaagaaTCTCTAAGAAGGAAAAACTTTATACAGAAACAGGCAGTAATGGGGCTTCTGGATTTATGGCTAAGCCAACACCTGTTTATGaatcaaagaaaacagctgGCTACAACTACGGACTGCCACGGAGTTCTCCACGTGCTCTAAACAAAAA gcaagaaggagagcagaggattagtgtgtgtgtgaggaaaagaCCTCTGACATGCGCAGAGAGCAGAAGAGGAGAAGCAGATGTTGTGACAACTCCAGGTGGAGAGTGTGTGATTGTCCATGAAAGCAAAGAAGCTGTGGATCTCACACAGTACATTCTACAG CACAGGTTCTACTTTGACAAGGTTTTTGGAGAGGAGAGCTCCAATGAGGAGGTGTATCAAAGAACAGCATATCCTTTGGTGCAGCACATACTCAATGG AGGCAAGGCCACCTGTTTTGCATATGGCCAGACAGGTGCAGGGAAGACTCACACCATGTTGGGTTCATGCCCTGGGAGACCAGGGTTGTACGCACTTGCAGTGCGGGACATTTTTGCTCACCTGTCCACGTCAAACATGCAACCACCCCTACTGGTGTATGTTAGTTTCTTTGAGATTTACTGTGGTCAGCTGTATGACCTGTTGGACCATAGGAAAag GTTATTTGCCAGGGAGGATGGACAGAGGGTGGTTCACATTGCAGGGCTGCGTGATGTCAGGGTGGACTCTGTCAGCTCACTGCTGGAG GTGATTTCAAAGGGTACAGAGGAGCGCACACAGGGGATGAGTGGAGTGAATCCACTCTCGTCTCGTTCTCATGCCTTGCTTCAGATTCAGCTTAGAGGTCCAAACCAGCAGGTAGCTGGCAG aATGTGGTTTGTTGACCTGGCAGGAAGTGAGAGGGCATCAGATACCAAAGAACCCGACAGGCAGAGTCGTATGGAAGGAGCTGAGATCAACCAGAGTCTGTTGGCT cTTAAAGAATGTATCCGGTCCCTCGATCAAGAGCAATTGCACACACCCTTCAGACAAAGCAAACTGACTCAG GTTTTGAAGGACTCGTTTGTTGGTGACTCAATGACATGCATGATTGCTAACATTTCACCTGGTTACTCAGCAACAGAACACACACTTAATACACTGAGATATGCTGATAG GGTAAAGGAGTTGAGGGGACAAGGAGGAttaagaggaggaaggagaggcaAGATAATCCCCTCCCCCAAACATAACCTCtccaacagcaacagcagcagcaacggTAGCAGTGCTGGTAATCGAGGGAAAAGTCCCACTAAAAAGCAGAAGTTAGAGAGACGAAGAGAGGCTTTTGGTCCCACCACACCTAATAAAAGGTCAACCAAGGGGGAGGCAGTTCTCTGCTCCACACCCAAAAACAGCAGATGGGGAGTGGAAACAAGTGCAAGGGGCCGAAAAAGGATTGGTCTTGAACATATTTCACCAGTTGGGGGTTGGCTGGGAGTGGGAGATAAGAGGCATGAGGAAGCgaagagtgaaagtgaaagagagggaagagagggtagaagaagagaaaatgaaaggtatGGAAGAACTAACAGTCACTCTGTTAGTGACCAACATGCCAGAGCAGGGCTGGTGCTGGGACAACCAACAGATGAGCATCTTCACTTGTGGGAGGTTCAGAAATCTTTAACTCAAATGGAATCTGAAATCttgcacagagacaaagagaaccAGCAAAGCAaagggggaagagaggaggaaagaggatgGGTACACCAGCGAAGACAAGTGGAAAGCAGTAGAGCCACAAGTAGTGAAGTAGAAAGGCTGATGGAAAGAGATTTACAAAGGGCTGATGAAAGGGATGAGGAGAGGCAGAAGCATCTGAGATGGTatcaccagcagctgcagcagttcatGCCCTCATCTGCTTCCTCATCTGTCAGTCTCTTCTCACCCTCTACATGTCCATCTTTGTCTTCCTCCAATCAggcctccctctcttcctttctctctccatcttcctaTTCTTCCCATCTCTCAGCTTCTGTCCTCATGTATCATGGTTTGGAAGAGGTTTTAGATGCGTATAGGGCCGGGGTTGAGGTTAGAGCTAACAGAGGACAGTTGCTTTTTCCCAGTGGTGAGAGTGGCTTGCAAACTGAAACTTCTCCAAGCTGCAATTACAATAATGATGGGAATGCTCTTGGTGACTCTGGTGGTGCTGGTGAAAATTGGAGGGCATCTTGGGAGGGAGCAGAGGCAAGGTTTGGACAGGACAGGGGTGAAAGGGAAAAGAGGAGGTCAGTGGAGGCAAAGGGTGAAGCAAGAGTGAGTAGAGAAGACAAGAGGCTAGCTGGGAtggaagggggagagaggaggtgggcCTGGGTGgcaacaacagagacagagcaggcgGATAGGGTGACAGCTGCAATGCCGACTGATGCAGCGTCACAAGTGTCTTGCAACTGTCATTCTGAGGACAGACAACAAGTGGGTGAAGAGGGACTGGATCCCTCAGATGTCCCAGCTATGTggagcactgaggaggaaggaggagctgACAGCTACAGTTTAGAGTCCGCTCAAAGCAACAGTGACAGCAGTAGCCTCTTCAACCGCCCTCCTTTTGAGTCACCCCATCAGCGAGCTCCAGCAGAACGACCCCTGTCCCCAGCCTGtgaacacagcaacacactccTGATTCAAAACAAAGTTAGTGATCTCTCTCTTGAATCAAAACATGCCAGATGCACTTCCAACATCCCGCCTTTACCATTGCAAAATACCAGATTTTCAAATGCTCAATCAAGCACACTACCTCTCTCTACTTCCATCACACAGACTAGATATAAAATGCTCCTTGACAAACTACCTGAAAATTCAGCTTATACCGAGACATGCGACTATCCAGAAACCAAAGCCAGAATGTCTGTTTTACCTCATGATGAGACTCATGCAGATTCTAGCTGCATCATGGACCCCCTCAGCATCTCCTTACTTCAGGTTGACCAACAGGTCGCCACAGCCTCGTTCCTCCAAGGGGAACAAAACAACGCCTCGCTGTGTGTGCTTGAGAAGAAAAGGGGAGAAGAGATGGCAGGGAAAGCTGTAGAGGACAAGGACATAGAATTTCGTCTGTCTCTTTTGGAGCTGCCACGAGCCAAGACCCACTGCCCTCCCACCTCTGGCACCATGACAGCTAATACTCACACTGAGCAAGGAAAAGGCAAGTGTTGTACCACACGTGAACACTGTGGAACAG GTAGGACAAAACCTTCTATGCCTGAAGTTATGCTGGGCTCTCTCCATGACCTAGAGAACAGTCAGAAACCCCAAACCATGCCAGTCTTTGGCAACAAAGCTTCTGCATCCCAATTTAAAACCTCTACATATGCTTCTATGCAAACTTCTGTTATGCAGTCCAGCTCACCTTTTGTCCTGCACTCCAAGAAAACTGATTCACCCAGCTCACGCAATCTAATCCCTAATGATGCCACTCAAATGGCAACAGAATCTGCTCACACCATAGACCACAAACCTGCCTCTTCCATTTCAACACCACATTTAGAAAGTGTCTTTGGCCATTGTCACACAGTACATACAAACCAATCCAGCGACTCAGACAACTCACTTCAATCAAACAGTCAAGAAAACACCAGCAATCTGCAAATTAAACCCATAATCCATCTCTCTACCCTGGAAGACTTGGATCATGCCCA GTGGTGTGTTGTCCAGGCCCACTGGGAGCAGCTAGAAGAGATGGAAGCCTTATATCATAAAGAGGGGACACTTCTGTGCCAGCAACCTGATATG GCATTTGGGGAATATGTCCACAAGCTGGAGGAGATCATGGAGAGAAAGGCTCAGTGTGTCCGCAGCATGAGAGCTCAGCTGCAGCCATATCTGAAGCCCAGTCATTCtaaccaaccaaacaaccaagGAAAAGATAATAACAAGCCAATTATTTGA
- the LOC108878088 gene encoding Rieske domain-containing protein, producing the protein MSFEEETSQTSSSSSSPPPSSSSSPPSASHFIGRKEDIVKTGRVTKLVNGCRDVLVLYHQGQLHAMDMRCYHSGGALQYGDIEEFNGRACIVCPWHKYKITLAEGEGLYQAVDDPTARPLRTHWRSKGVKQRIHKVTEVNGDVYVTLNNSSEAIESDVYQTEKYRAVLLPAEPKPKPKK; encoded by the exons ATGTCCTTCGAGGAAGAGACTTCTCagacttcctcttcttcctcttccccccctccctcctcctcctcctcacctccttctGCCTCACACTTCATTGGAAGGAAGGAGGACATTGTCAAGACAGGGCGCGTGACCAAGCTTGTGAATGGATGCAGAGATGTGCTGGTCCTGTACCACCAGGGGCAGCTTCACGCAATGGACATGCGCTGCTACC ATTCAGGTGGTGCATTACAGTATGGAGACATTGAG GAATTTAATGGTCGGGCGTGCATCGTGTGTCCATGGCACAAGTACAAGATCACACTAGCAGAAGGGGAGGGGCTTTACCAAGCTGTGGACGATCCTACAGCCAGACCCCTGAGAACTCACTGGCGCTCCAAGGGTGTCAAACAGAGGATTCACAAGGTCACCGAGGTCAACGGGGATGTATATGTAACGCTGAACAACTCCAGCGAGGCTATCGAGTCAGACGTCTACCAGACTGAGAAATACAGAGCTGTGTTACTTCCAGCCGAGCCAAAACCCAAGCCCAAGAAATAG
- the gtf2h3 gene encoding general transcription factor IIH subunit 3 yields MASEDEVSLLVIVLDVNPIWWGQHAQREPEFTLSKCLDAVMVMGNSHMAMTRTNKLAVIASHCQDSHFLYPSKSWRAGESSGDDASSSGDGKYELLSVANNLIAEEMRNVMSKTEVRGNSTDTLLAGSLAKALCYIHRVSKELEVGQEMKSRILVIKAAEDCALQYMNFMNVIFAAQKQNILIDACVLDSDSGLLQQACDITGGLYLKIPQKVALAQYLLWVFLPDSEQRSQLVLPPPAHVDYRAACFCHRNLIEIGYVCSVCLSIFCNFSPICTTCETAFKIQLPQMVKPKKKKLKQPT; encoded by the exons ATGGCGTCAG aggatgaagtcAGTCTGCTGGTCATCGTCCTGGATGTAAATCCGATATGGTGGGGGCAGCACGCTCAACGTGAACCAGAG TTCACCTTGTCTAAATGTCTGGATGCGGTGATGGTGATGGGAAACTCACACATGGCAATGACCAGGACAAACAAGCTGGCTGTCATCGCAAGCCACTGTCAAGACAG TCACTTCCTATATCCAAGTAAAAGCTGGAGAGCCGGGGAGAGCAGTGGAGATGATGCATCGTCCAGCGGGGATGGAAAATATGAACTCCTGTCAGTCGCCAACAACCTTATTGCTGAAGAAATGAGGAATGTTATGTCAAAAA CTGAAGTGAGGGGAAATTCAACAGATACTCTGTTGGCTGGATCCCTTGCCAAAGCTCTCTGCT ATATTCACAGGGTCTCAAAAGAGCTGGAAG TTGGGCAGGAGATGAAATCAAGAATATTG GTGATAAAAGCAGCTGAGGACTGTGCCCTCCAGTACATGAACTTCATGAATGTGATTTTTGCTGCACAAAAGCAG AACATCCTGATAGACGCCTGTGTGCTGGACTCAGACTCCGGTCTCCTTCAGcag GCTTGCGATATAACTGGAGGATTGTACCTCAAGATTCCTCAGAAAGTTGCCCTGGCACAGTACCTTTTA TGGGTGTTCCTGCCTGACTCAGAGCAGCGCTCACAGTTGGTGCTACCACCACCTGCACATGTGGACTACAGAGCTGCGTGTTTCTGTCATCGTAACCTCATTGAGATTGGCTATGTTTGCTCAGTTTGTCTGTCAA TATTCTGCAACTTCAGCCCCATCTGCACAACTTGCGA GACTGCCTTCAAAATCCAACTACCACAGATGGTCAAGCCCAAAAAGAAGAAACTCAAGCAGCCTACATGA